The sequence CCCCAACGGGGCGGTGCATACCAGCCCGGGGTTCCAACCCCGGGAACGGGGAACAAAGCATTTATGCGTTCTGAAGGAACGCCGCATTGGGGTTGTGAGTGCCCCTTTGGGGCTGGAAAATCGTTTCCAGGGTTTCACCTCGGGCTGGTATGCGGGTGCCCCTTTGGGGCTGGGGGGATCGTTTGGTACCCCGTCAAGCGCCAACTGGTCAGGAGCGCGGTGAGGATGAGGAGAATCCAGGCGGGGGTGAGGAAATCTTCGCGGGAGGTGCGTTTCTGGATTTCGGGGAGGCGGGTGGTCGTGGTGTCCTGCGTGGCGGCTGTGGAGAAATCAGCCTCACGTGTGTCCGCAAATTGCGCGGCGACGGAGAGCAAATTGCTCGGGCCTTGGACAATTTGCGCGTGTTTAGGAAAATACGGGGCGCGAACGGTCGTCATAAATATCGTCTGATTTGTCGCGACAGAAGAGCTGATATCCTCGGGGATCGCGAGGCCCATACCTTTACCGGTTACTTTCCCGGCGTGCGGGTCGAATGTCAGGGGAATGATTTGTCCGGCGTCAGCATTCCGTTGCTCGAAACCGATGATGCGGTCGCGGACACCCTCCACCATACGGTGGAGCAAGAGGATGAATGAGGGCAGCCGTGAGGCATTCGACAGGGCCGGATCAAAATTCACGATTAATTGTTCTGCATTGAGACTTTCACGGAGCATGATGAGCGGGCGGGACCCGGCCCAGATAATCACCTCGTCATTATCCTGGGGGGAGAATCCCGCGGAGGCACCCTGCACGAGTAAGCCTTGGAAATTTAAGTCGCGCAAAATGCGTTGGTTCTCTTCGACGATACTTCCCTTGAGGTAAGGCGGATTGTCACTCCATTCATCGAGGAAAATAATGGCGTTACCGGACGGGAGCGTGGCGGCGGGATTCTTTTCGGCGATGATTTTGAGGTCGGCATCCTTCGCATCACCGGTGATCTCGGCGCCTTCGATACTTTGGGCGAATTTCTGTATGAAAGGAAACAATTTGCTCTGGGGATCGATCCAGACTTTGATTTTTTTGGAGACGGGTCGCACGAAAGGTAAATGATCATCGACAGGGAAAGAGTCTTCGTCCATCTGGAGGGTGAATTTCGCGGTGTCCCCCGGAAATACTCCGCTGAGCATAGAGAATTGTTTCGGGGCGATGGAGATTTTTTGTGGGGTGGACAGCGTCCCCTCACCGGTCTCGATCCACCAGTTTTTTTCGACGGGTTTATCCGTGTAATTCTGCACAATAGCTTTCCACAAGGTTTGCCCGTCTTTTTTAAAGACACTCGCCCCGAGGAATCCCACATTATCGAGCGGGCTGCCCACCGCAATTTGCTCCACCCCACCGGGCAAATCTTGGGGACGATCGGAAATAAA comes from Verrucomicrobiota bacterium and encodes:
- a CDS encoding BatA domain-containing protein; translation: MDLIFSNPTGLLALSAIPVVLLIHFFQQKSRPTRITTLFLLRHLSPESAQGISFEKLRPSWPLVLQILCVLLVAWVLAGPRWLRPASSQRVVMVLDSSLSMQAFREPLRMGVSGFFDRLKKTAAKLDIQMISTDLSQENIYRGDHPAEALAQIARWNPSRGSHDFSPALRVAQSLADQNTLIVFISDRPQDLPGGVEQIAVGSPLDNVGFLGASVFKKDGQTLWKAIVQNYTDKPVEKNWWIETGEGTLSTPQKISIAPKQFSMLSGVFPGDTAKFTLQMDEDSFPVDDHLPFVRPVSKKIKVWIDPQSKLFPFIQKFAQSIEGAEITGDAKDADLKIIAEKNPAATLPSGNAIIFLDEWSDNPPYLKGSIVEENQRILRDLNFQGLLVQGASAGFSPQDNDEVIIWAGSRPLIMLRESLNAEQLIVNFDPALSNASRLPSFILLLHRMVEGVRDRIIGFEQRNADAGQIIPLTFDPHAGKVTGKGMGLAIPEDISSSVATNQTIFMTTVRAPYFPKHAQIVQGPSNLLSVAAQFADTREADFSTAATQDTTTTRLPEIQKRTSREDFLTPAWILLILTALLTSWRLTGYQTIPPAPKGHPHTSPR